TGTACAACATCTGGATTGTCATTCAGTAGCTACTATATGGCCTGGATCAGACAGGCtcctggaaaaggactggagtggGTTGCTACTATCACTCATACCAGTAGCAACATGTACTACTCTCAGTCAGTTCAAGGCCGGTTTACCATctccagagacaacagcagagagcagctgtatctgcagatgaacagtctgaagactgaagattctgctgtttattattgtgctcgagacccacagtgactggagttggttgagcagctgtacaaaatggctggtggagcaaagtttgaagtattttttataacatttatatattttaatgtttatattacatttttgttgttttcaggtTGTTAAGTTGTTTTATATTCTGTAATCTAattttcatatacagtatgtttttataatacattaataatCCTCCCTGCATTATACACATTTCAGAAAACAcgttaaaaacacataaaagatCTCTTTTTGATACAAGGTCCAAAGACAGCCCAACAATCTGGTTGCCGAAATTAAACTTCTACAAATACTTTACATTTCTACAAATTAAGACACAATTATGTCTGTAAATGATATGATGTAGAATCTATGAGaatgaaaaataatgttactgtttcttTTATAAAATCACTAGAGGACAGTCAGTGTCtagtttctctctcctctgttactaaaaggagaaactcagatctgctgttctcattgatCTTAACTGACTGATACTCAAACTCTAACATAAATCATATTGCTCTGTAATAAAAATCAATAGGTAAATAAGAATATGTCACTCTTTCCTTCATGTACTGTCGTTTCATTAAAATCATTTCTCTTAgagaaaacagctgaaagtggaGATGAGTGATGACAGCATTTTACGTTATTGTTTACATACAAAGTGAATTTACTTGTATCGTGTATGGAGATAACTATTTCATATAAAATGATAATTATTGTtgaaagaataataatatagtcATTAAGGAACTGTTGTTCTGTTTTAACTGCAGAGAAATGTCTAGAATATAGGTGGAGACAATATTGACAGTTTAATGCCATAAAGTTATCTGTATTTGgatatgaagaaaacaaaatacaggCATATTTTCACTCTGCAGATATAATAACACTAAACAGAGTCTTCTATGCTCCAGTTAGACCAACATTGATGCTTCATATGTGTACATTTTTTGCAAAGAGACTTTAAATATGATGTAAGATTATTAAAAAAGAGGCACACAATGACCGCAGCAGATGATTTTGTGGTTTTAGactttctgttttactttttaCCGACCAATGTCATGATGAACAACTGACTGAGTCTCAGTTTTATTGAGACTATTGGTGTCTAAATGTGTTTTCCTCTGTGTTATGAGGTTTGTCGAGAATgagaacatttattttaagataTTGTGTGACATAATAATCACATACTGTAATGCAGACTGTAAAACTGGGTAGCACTTTTCGTCATTCAGTAATTACACATTTGAGTGataaaaatgacacaaagtttCCCAAGTATCCTTTCTTGGGTCTCTACATGCTCACACTACTTAGATTCTGTAAAGCAACAGATTATCTTAACATATCATATGTGGACACACATTTTTACATAACCATTAATTACTGCATTGAAGAAATCAATTATTTGATAAGCAACACCTACATTAAGACAATCACAAAATCAGCCAACTATCACGTTAACAGAATAGTTAATAGAAATGTTGTGATTTCATGAGAGTCAGATGGGAAGATCAATTCTTATATGTTTATTACATATTACATTTCCTTTCCTGTAGTAAATTAGATGGTTACAATAGTCTTGATTACGTGTTACAGGACAGTTCATCCTTCTTTTGTAGCCTGTCAATGTCCTTCTCTATGCAAAGTAAACTTCCTCACAGTCTACTATAAAGACTTGATATCATGCTGTCAGTTGCAGCAGAAGAAGAGAAGCTCCCATCAGATCACcttcaacatcaacatgttctctgtagctctgctgctgctgctggctgctggatcCTGTGAGGAGCTTTCAGTGGATTtacactaatacacacattaGAAACACTGAATAGTCTGATGAATGATGGAGataatgttgatttgtgtttccaCAGGTGTGAACAGTATTGATCTCATCCAGACAGACTCAATGGTTGTGCAGCCTGGACAGTCTCTGACCATCAGCTGTCAGGTCTCTGGTTATTCTTTGACTGATAACAGCTATGCAACAGGTTGGATCAGACAGAGTGAAGGAAAACCAATGGACTGGATTTCCCATCGGTGGGGTGGAGGagacttttaccaaaataatgctctgaagaacaagttcctttaccacacacacacgtcttctAGCTCAGTGACATTAACAGGAGTGAATCTGCAGCCTGAGGACAcagctgtgtattactgtgtgcGTGTAAGCTACACAGTGATGCAAACCACCAACAGACCTACACAAATacccaattcaattcaattcaattcaattcaattttatttatagtatcaaatcataacaagagttatctcgagacactttacagatagagtaggtctagaccaaactctgtagtttacgaagccccaactattacagtggttgcctcaagagcaagcattagcagtagctattgcgacagtggcaaggaaaaactcccttttttgttaggaagaaacctcggacagacccagactcttggtaggcggtgtctgacggcaccagttgggggagtggtgaatggtggcaataatagtcataataaagatagtgaaacagtgatcacaatggtagtcgtagtagttcatgtcttagtagggcacagcagggcgttacggggtgtagtgtggcacagcaacCTGGGTGGAAgtggttggacgcggcaggacgcagtcggacactgcggggaatcgcagagcgtagcagggtgtagtaagtccatagcgtcagctgcacccaggaccccggtgtaggtgccacccaattccaaggcaatgttctgggtgaagaagaagcaaagggactccggggagaaaactccccagagataggttagtaacaggcatttctgggactaagatgcacacaaaaggagacaagtgaaaagagagaagagggagtaGCTCATAGTGTCCTTGgtaggagcttcccacagcagtctagagttataatagcataactaagagaggcaggctaaagagaggggccctggaccgggctcgtactctcccctgccggaacgggcttgtacttcctgcctccctctactctactctactatgctgcaactcctcactccctaactataagctttatcaaagatgatggttttcagtttattcttaaatgtggcgacggtgtcagccccccgaacccaagttgggagctggttccacaggagaggagcctgatagctgaaggctctggctcccattctacttttagagactctaggaaccacaagtagctctgagttctgggagcgtagtgctctagtgggacaataaggtactaagagctcttctatgtatgatggtgcttgaccatttagtgctttgtaggtcaggagaaggattttaaattcaatcctggattttacaggaagccaatgcagagaagctaatacaggagaaatgtgatctcttttgttagttcttgtcagaacacgtgctgcagcattctggatcagctggagggtcttgagggacttatttgagcagcctgatagtaaagaattacagtagtccagccgggaagtaacaaatgcatggactagtttttcagcatcgttttgcgagaggatgttcctgattttggcaatgttacgaagatggaaaaaggctgttctagaggtttgttttaagtgggcgttaaaggatagatcctggtcaaaaatgattcctagatttctgacagtagtgctggaggccagggcaataccatctagggtagctatatctttagataatgaagttcggtggtgcttgggtcccagcacaataacttccgttttgtttgagtttaacatcaggaaattgtgggtcatccaggattttatgtctttaatgcacgcttgaagtttagctaactgaccgctttcgtcgagcttaattgacagatataattgggtgttgtctgcgtaacagtgaaagttaattgagtgtttcctaataatattgcctagaggaagcatatataaagagaatagaattggtccaagcactgagccttgaggaacgccatggctaactttagcgtatttggatggtttatcattaatattaacaaattgggatcgctcagagaagtaggacttaaaccagcttagtgcgattcctttaatgccaactaaatattccagtctctgtaagaggatggtatggtcaatagtgtcgaatgcagcactaagatctaataagacaagtatggagacaagtcctttgtcagcagcagttagaaggtcgttagtgattttcaccagtgccgtctctgtgctatgatgcattctaaatcctgactgaaagtcttcaaatagactatttctatgcagaaagtcacacaattgattagcgactaccttctcaaggattttggagagaaatgGGAGGTttgatataggtctatagttggctaagacctcagggtcgagggtgggttttttcagaataggttttatcacagctactttaaaagactgcggtacgtgacccgttaataaggacatattgatcgtatctagtaatgtggtattgaccatgggtagtgcttctttaagtagcctcgttggaatggggtctaagagacaggtagttggcttagctgaagagacctttaacattaattgttggaggtctaaaggataaaagctgtctaaataagtatcaggtcttatcgttctttctagccctcctgcgcccaatggtgagccgttagaagctgtgggcagaaggtgatgaattttttctctaattgttataattttatcattaaaaaaggtcatgaagtcatcactgctcagagctataggaatagatggctcaacagagctatgactctttgtcagcctggctacagtgctgaaaagaattattattattattttcttctattagtattgagtagtagtctgatctggcatttctgagggccctcctataattttttagactatcttgccaatccacacgagattcttccagtttggtggaacgccatttactttcgtgagatttgctttaatttacgagtttgggagttataccaaggtgctaatttcctttccttcatcatcttctttttgagaggagcaacagagtctaaagtagtccgtaggcaggccgtagcagcgtctacaaagttatcaagttgggagggactaaagttaacataacggtcctctgttatattaaggcatgacattgagttaagtgctgttggaatatcttccttaaatttagctatagcactgtcagataagcatctagtgtagaaacttttatttaattttgtatagtctggtagtaggaattcgaaagttattaaaaaatggtctgataataaaggattctgcggaaatactattaaatcgtcaattttgatgccatattctagcacaaggtcgagggtgtggttaaaacagtgcgtggccttatgcaccctctgactgaaaccaatagaatctagcagtgaattgaaagcagtactaaggctattgctgtcaacgtccacatggatattaaaatcacctacaataagtactttgtctgattgaaggactacgcatgataaaaactctgagaattcagataaaaactcagaatatggacctggtgctcggtaaacaacaacgaatataattggctgtactgttttccatgttgggtgttgaagattaagaacaaggctttcaaacgaattataatttagtttaggtttaggattaattaacaggctcgagtcaaatatggctgcaactccccctcctcggcctgagcctcgtggaatttgggtattattatgactgggaggagtggcttcgtttaaactaacatattcgccatggcccagccaggtttcggtgaggcagaataaatcaatgtggttatctgatatcaatttgtttaccaataatgctttcgatgacagagatctaatatttaatagtccacatttgattttcctagtctgttctatcgttgcagtggttgttttaattccaattaggttgtttagtatagcacctcttttattagtgttttgtttaatcggtctcagtcgggggacagacacggtggttatgggattatgaatgggtgattgctctgaagggagcgtgtagcgctgtatctctgattattgactttggcagagtgtgtctggtcagtgtgcttgtgggagtgtttacgggatgtaaacagtcaatcagaggtctgggtatgcagggcgtggtgcaaatttccacgtagcatctggcttccgcgtgtattgggatgaatcccatccctgctgaacagggagccacgttcccaaaacagattgaagttgtcaataaaacctatcttgtgaatgctgcatgtgagctggagccaggtgttaagggagagtagtctactaaagaggcatgatccgcgacctagagatggaagtgggcccgaaataaaaaccgacttcccagtgctttttaaagcctcaatgagagtggtaaagtctcgccttgtgcgctcacactcctgaatccgagtggacatgtcgttatgtccacaatggaccacgatgcgtttgatagaggtcggaaatgagggtatcaggtccataactttagccaggatgtctgcaactttggctccgggaaaacagtgtgtgacagcattatgaaaccgtaggtctctagtgatggagtccccaataattactgtggttagggggaagagcggacgaggagtgggggggtgtggatagccggtgacgggagcaaaacagtcagtgtcggtttcagatgggcagggaaaagaagaggaagattgcttaccgttcggttgtggggattgtttttgaggaacgttgtcatttggccgatccaggcagtgtaggccaccggaccgtctgactaccgcatccctcagaagctttcgccgcgcggtagcaatcgtcttccgtgacgacggctggtcagtctgctttgaagcggggcgagcccggtgagccgcactggccaccaccggctccgactccgacaaggcattgaagcggttggagaggctgagggcaggaggcgatggagccctacccgaggctctctttcggccgcaaaccacctcagtccagggtggcttgataaccggtgtcgagcaggacgatgggcgtaggcaggcagctgggtcccatggcgcggtatcctggaaggccgccgagagagatgagatccggagcgactgattatgagccacatccaagcaggcggttaacaaagcatctttggtttttaagtcctcggaaagccgacgaacatcttccctgaggtcagcaatttctttgtttgtattattaaacaacgaggaaatcctgagggggagtggggactcgccaggtgtagaggttgccatgaagctagcgttagtttagccggtaggcctagtcttgataaattagcgtgaggctaatacttacttacacgtaaaaatgtatctttggttttaaaaacactttattagtataataaaaactaggcgatagagccgactgttaggtaggaggttgaaggcagctgccggctgcctcgtccccgccgactgcaGCAACCAGCATGTGACTTAAACACAAATTTATATGAGATTGCTATGGATAAAAGCgtcaaatgtaatgtaatcattAATTCTTCAGTTCAACTTAACATGTACCATAAAAATGGCCTTTAGTTATGGATAAATTATAgaacggtaacactttataacaATGGGACTGGAAATCTTTGTGACCcgtcaaataaaaaatattgtcaAGTAGTAagttagtaaaaagtaaaattcataAATATCCTACTTGGGTGAGCATTGTTCTCAGGCATTACTGTTTAAGTGCCTTATGTTGTTGTGAATACAGCAACCATAAAAATGCATCTGCAGTATACTGTAGTTTGTGTCAATGTAGTGACCTCAGTATTATTTTACCAACCCACTCCTTCAattcttaatacatttaattttatgcaaccattaatcatatcttatttgtcaatgttaaagatggaccaggtcagcactttatttgaagggccacaaacatgatgaagtaatggatgatgcatttttatttaaccatgACTACAACACTACAGGTTTTCTGAATAAATGTACACTGCTGTGACTGGTCAGTTCtttgaagaagacatgaacatcattaataaatcagaaatcttGATGATTCAAATACCTTAAATGATAATTAATTAAcatattgttcctgcattaagtcatgcatgagataCTATTAATCGTTGTACATTACTGAAGTActacattaattaattcatgCTCTTTCTTGCATGAATTCACAAAAAATCATGTACAATAATTATAAAGTGTAACCAATAGAACAATACGAATCAAAAAGTGCTCATGTCTCTAAATGTAATATTGTATCTAACATAGAATGACAAGCaactataattaaaaaaataaacaaataataaattatacaaactATAACAGAGTGCTGGTTTAGGAGCCACTCCCTCCCCATTATGTCCTGAGGTTGTACAGGTCAGAGTATGGAGTCCATTCCTTCCAGTTCAGTAGTGAAAAAAGCCTGGGCAGACTCTCAGTCTCTCCTGCAGGGGATCTGGCTTCACATTTAGCTGCTGCAGCATGCACTGGATCAGACAACCTGCAGGAGAAGCACTGGAATGGATAGGCCGTATTTACAGTGATGCTAGTAGAACAGATTATACCAGCAGTGTGCAAGGACGAGTAGAGGTCACCAGAGATAACAGCAACAGCATGGTGTATCTGAGACTGTCCAACTTAAAGCCAGAGGACtctgctgtgtattactgtgccagAGAAACACACTGGTTAAAGGAAGCAGAGAGGCTTTACAAAAACCTCATACaaattattttcacaaataCCTCCAGGTGGCAGTAGAAGATAAGACGTCAGATTACACAAAGGAGAATATGACAGTGTctttaatcacacacacaaatacatgacCACAATGGAAGCAACAGCTGATGTAGTGGTTTGTGACTTCCTGTTTTGTGACGGTTAATAATGTTTATGCTTTTGATTTTGAACAGCAGGTgttgagaatatatatatagaaatgtATGCATGACATATCCAGTATATGGATGGCCCACCAAATTCTGCtgagcagaataaataaatacatctaaGTGGAATTGAATAACTTGAAAATAATCTTCATCATTAAAAACAATCATAAATTAACAATATTATAAAAGATACATTAATCATATTTTTCCAGAGAGTTTCTGTTTGAGGAGGAGGAGTCAATGCAAATCTCTGACCTCTTCCATCTCTACATATGTGTTGCAGAGTGAAGGACAGACACTAAATCACTGACATACACGCTGTAGACTGGACAGAGACAACTGGCTTTAACAATGATCAGACCTGATtatttggttgtttttctcatccTGTCATTTAACTGGGCAGGTAAGAACAATAGATGTTTTTCTGACAAACCTCCTGGTACAAAGACAACATGGCTGCATTACAGAAACTAATG
This window of the Sander lucioperca isolate FBNREF2018 chromosome 21, SLUC_FBN_1.2, whole genome shotgun sequence genome carries:
- the LOC118494096 gene encoding uncharacterized protein LOC118494096, which encodes YMLPLGNIIRKHSINFHCYADNTQLYLSIKLDESGQLAKLQACIKDIKSWMTHNFLMLNSNKTEVIVLGPKHHRTSLSKDIATLDGIALASSTTVRNLGIIFDQDLSFNAHLKQTSRTAFFHLRNIAKIRNILSQNDAEKLVHAFVTSRLDYCNSLLSGCSNKSLKTLQLIQNAAARVLTRTNKRDHISPVLASLHWLPVKSRIEFKILLLTYKALNGQAPSYIEELLVPYCPTRALRSQNSELLVVPRVSKSRMGARAFSYQAPLLWNQLPTWVRGADTVATFKNKLKTIIFDKAYS